GACTTTGATTACATCACAGGGAATTATTGCCGAGGTTTCCGCGACATTGCTCAGTTACTGAAAATTCATCGTCGAGGTTGGTTCGGTTTTTTCCTTGTGCACTAAGGTTAAATTAATTGTTCGGTTTCTGCAAAtagtaaataacaaattacAGACAATATAAAATAGTTCGAAGCTAGCAAAACGAAACAGTGCATTGATATTTATTGCAAGagaatttttccaaatattcATTGATGCCTGTGGGAACCCTAAAAAAGCTTTATAAAAAGGCAACATTTTGTGTGTGAATGTTGAGAGTGTGGGATAatcctaaaaaaaaagtgagagAGAAGAGCTGTAGATATAGAGAAAAGCACGTTTTCGGAGCATGCGCCTTTATCTCGTTCAATTACACGCTCTTCGCCAACAAATCAGCTGTGGAAAACACTGCCATGCAAAGCATTTATTATCTTCAATGGAAAAATATTCATGAATTACGAAAAATAGCAGTGACATTGACCTGACACTGAACAGAAGATGATATAACACCGCATATGACTCAATGTGTCTAATCGGTTCATTCGGAATTTCTTTTTCAAAGACTTGacctttaaaaatattgcttttattttactgaaataaaaattaggtCAGTTAGGTAAATCAGTAGCCTTTGTTATCTAAAAATTATTTGTGTAAAATCATATGTGACTTTGAACAATTGCATTTGGGTTGTCAGAGTGTGCGGGTTAtatatttcccaaaaaaaaaactgtcaaAATTTTAAGTTCTTATTTTTTACCCCAAACGATTTCAAAATTCTGTGCTTACACAATGGTTTCTTATCATCCACGCCTCTTCGGAATACGATAGCTAAATTTCTAACATCCAATGTCCGCTTCTCTTTTTCATCAAACcaaacaacaccaacaactCCGCATCGactcaaatgcaaatggattTGCGTGCTGCAGAACTACACTCGAATCTCAAAAATGACCACCTACTTCAACTACCCCAGCAAGGAGCTGCAGGATGAGCTCCGCGACATCGCCCAGCGTATCGTGGCCCCCGGCAAGGGAATCCTCGCCGCCGACGAGTCCGGCCCAACCATGGGCAAGCGTCTGCAGGACATCGGCGTGGAGAACACCGAGGACAACCGCCGTGCCTACCGTCAGCTGTTGTTCAGCACTGACCCCAAGCTGGCCGAGAACATCTCCGGAGTGATCCTGTTCCACGAGACCCTCTACCAGAAGGCCGACGATGGCACCCCCTTCGCCGATATCCTGAAGAAGAAGGGCATCATTCTGGGCATCAAGGTCGACAAGGGTGTGGTCCCACTGTTCGGCTCCGAGGATGAGGTCACCACCCAGGGTCTGGATGATCTGGCCGCCCGTTGCGCCCAGTACAAGAAGGACGGTTGCGATTTCGCCAAGTGGCGTTGCGTCCTGAAGATCGGCAAGAACACCCCATCCTACCAGTCGATCCTGGAGAACGCCAATGTCCTGGCCCGCTACGCCTCCATCTGCCAGTCGCAGCGCATCGTCCCAATTGTGGAGCCCGAGGTTCTGCCCGATGGCGATCACGATCTGGACCGCGCCCAGAAGGTCACCGAGACCGTCCTGGCCGCCGTCTACAAGGCCCTGAGCGACCACCACGTCTACCTGGAGGGTACTCTGCTGAAGCCCAACATGGTCACCGCCGGTCAGTCGGCCAAGAAGAACACCCCCGAGGAGATCGCCCTGGCCACCGTGCAGGCTCTGCGCCGCACCGTTCCCGCCGCCGTCACCGGTGAGTCATCAAAGCCAACTGCCTTGAAGAACAGGTATCTCTGTATTCTCTGGATTGGAATACTTGCACCTTGAGTTCTTCAAATCGCACTTGGTTGTTCAATGAATCCTATCTAATCGATTGCTTGTCTACAGGCGTGACCTTCCTGTCTGGAGGTCAGTCCGAGGAGGAGGCCACCGTCAACCTGAGCGCCATCAACAACGTTCCCCTCATCCGCCCATGGGCCCTCACCTTCTCGTACGGTCGTGCCCTCCAGGCCTCCGTCCTGCGTGCCTGGGCCGGAAAGAAGGAGAACATCGCCGCCGGCCAGAACGAGCTGCTCAAGCGCGCCAAGGTGAGTCCTCAGATAGTTGTATCTATGTAAGACTGGTTGTAGTTAGCAATTTAAGTGGTGTATGTATTGCAAGTGTCAGGTATTTGCTTCGGATGAGAGTATTGCAAAGGTTAAggaatattattataatccCAACCATTGATCCCATTTCCAATTCTTATACCACAATGTTTCTCCTATTCAAATTATTGCTATCCATTATCCAAACCTAATCTATTTAAAACCGCCTTTTCCTCACCTTTCCTAATTTATAACTCCTTATAACGCCTTTGTACATTTTCCATTAATTTCATCATCAATTATCACATATTCATCATGGCTAGGCTAACAGTGAGGCGGCTTGTGGTAACTATA
This genomic stretch from Drosophila yakuba strain Tai18E2 chromosome 3R, Prin_Dyak_Tai18E2_2.1, whole genome shotgun sequence harbors:
- the LOC6538402 gene encoding fructose-bisphosphate aldolase isoform X2, producing the protein MTTYFNYPSKELQDELRDIAQRIVAPGKGILAADESGPTMGKRLQDIGVENTEDNRRAYRQLLFSTDPKLAENISGVILFHETLYQKADDGTPFADILKKKGIILGIKVDKGVVPLFGSEDEVTTQGLDDLAARCAQYKKDGCDFAKWRCVLKIGKNTPSYQSILENANVLARYASICQSQRIVPIVEPEVLPDGDHDLDRAQKVTETVLAAVYKALSDHHVYLEGTLLKPNMVTAGQSAKKNTPEEIALATVQALRRTVPAAVTGVTFLSGGQSEEEATVNLSAINNVPLIRPWALTFSYGRALQASVLRAWAGKKENIAAGQNELLKRAKANSQACQGIYVPGSIPSFAGNANLFVAQHKY
- the LOC6538402 gene encoding fructose-bisphosphate aldolase isoform X1, translated to MTTYFNYPSKELQDELRDIAQRIVAPGKGILAADESGPTMGKRLQDIGVENTEDNRRAYRQLLFSTDPKLAENISGVILFHETLYQKADDGTPFADILKKKGIILGIKVDKGVVPLFGSEDEVTTQGLDDLAARCAQYKKDGCDFAKWRCVLKIGKNTPSYQSILENANVLARYASICQSQRIVPIVEPEVLPDGDHDLDRAQKVTETVLAAVYKALSDHHVYLEGTLLKPNMVTAGQSAKKNTPEEIALATVQALRRTVPAAVTGVTFLSGGQSEEEATVNLSAINNVPLIRPWALTFSYGRALQASVLRAWAGKKENIAAGQNELLKRAKANGDAAQGKYVAGSAGAGSGSLFVANHAY